A genome region from Musa acuminata AAA Group cultivar baxijiao chromosome BXJ3-5, Cavendish_Baxijiao_AAA, whole genome shotgun sequence includes the following:
- the LOC135638478 gene encoding uncharacterized protein LOC135638478: MGRPSVVPRKTPGQAKAKKKPIKVVYISNPMKVTTSAAKFRGLVQKLTGRDSNVAYMAATDSSMAESLPGSAAAYEAPRDPSLESTGAVDDPYKAAAASPFEVFDDAFTPQTLDGLPPNYEYLVGGSWMASEA, from the coding sequence ATGGGGAGGCCGAGCGTGGTCCCCCGGAAGACCCCCGGGCAAGCCAAGGCCAAGAAGAAGCCCATCAAGGTGGTGTACATCTCCAACCCCATGAAGGTCACCACCAGCGCCGCCAAGTTCCGCGGCCTGGTGCAGAAGCTCACCGGCCGGGACTCCAACGTCGCCTACATGGCCGCCACGGACTCGTCGATGGCGGAATCCCTGCCCGGATCTGCAGCGGCCTACGAGGCACCTCGAGATCCGAGCTTGGAGTCGACGGGTGCAGTCGATGATCCGTACAAGGCCGCAGCGGCGTCGCCGTTTGAGGTGTTCGATGATGCTTTCACCCCGCAGACGTTAGATGGCCTTCCGCCGAACTATGAGTATCTTGTAGGTGGATCTTGGATGGCCAGTGAAGCGTGA
- the LOC135638176 gene encoding calmodulin, giving the protein MAEQLTDDQISEFKEAFSLFDKDGDGCITTKELGTVMRSLGQNPTEAELQDMINEVDADGNGTIDFPEFLNLMARKMKDTDSEEELKEAFRVFDKDQNGFISAAELRHVMTNLGEKLTDEEVDEMIREADVDGDGQINYDEFVKVMMAK; this is encoded by the exons ATGGCGGAGCAGCTCACCGACGACCAGATCTCGGAGTTCAAGGAGGCCTTCAGCTTGTTCGACAAGGACGGCGATG GTTGTATCACTACTAAGGAGCTTGGGACTGTGATGCGCTCTCTGGGTCAGAACCCTACAGAAGCAGAGTTACAGGACATGATAAATGAGGTTGATGCAGATGGTAATGGGACGATCGACTTTCCTGAATTTCTCAATCTGATGGCCCGAAAGATGAAGGACACCGACTCAGAGGAAGAACTGAAGGAGGCCTTCCGAGTCTTCGACAAGGATCAGAATGGTTTCATATCTGCTGCTGAGTTGCGTCATGTCATGACCAACCTAGGTGAGAAACTGACGGACGAGGAAGTTGACGAGATGATCCGTGAAGCTGATGTTGATGGAGATGGTCAGATCAACTACGACGAGTTTGTCAAGGTCATGATGGCAAAATGA